Proteins co-encoded in one Flavobacteriaceae bacterium MAR_2009_75 genomic window:
- a CDS encoding Na+-transporting NADH:ubiquinone oxidoreductase subunit C — MAINTDKNVYTVVFAAIMVVVVGSLLAFMASGLKDRIQENERFEKQQNILYAMGVNENQDEGSVAFIPTDKVEEQFSKYIKEQIVIKGDEVVQNDEAYLIDMKRQLALYSKGETPELPLFIGEKDGKKSYIIPMYGKGLWDAIWGFISLDESMTVQGVYFDHKGETPGLGANIKQRYFMDDFKGETILAGTRYAGINVAKGNNDPLNETKDDNEVDALAGATITGNGVSAMIKESVNLYKDYLQTISAK, encoded by the coding sequence ATGGCAATTAATACAGATAAAAACGTATATACGGTTGTTTTCGCAGCCATTATGGTCGTTGTCGTTGGATCTCTTCTTGCCTTTATGGCCTCTGGCCTAAAAGATAGGATTCAAGAAAACGAACGTTTCGAAAAACAACAGAACATTCTTTACGCTATGGGCGTGAATGAAAACCAAGATGAGGGTAGTGTTGCCTTTATACCTACCGATAAGGTCGAAGAACAGTTTTCAAAGTACATTAAAGAACAAATCGTTATCAAAGGCGATGAAGTGGTTCAGAACGACGAGGCCTATCTTATCGATATGAAAAGGCAATTGGCCCTCTATAGTAAGGGGGAGACTCCTGAACTTCCACTTTTTATTGGTGAAAAAGACGGTAAGAAGTCTTACATCATACCTATGTACGGTAAAGGTCTTTGGGATGCCATCTGGGGATTTATTTCTTTGGATGAGAGTATGACGGTGCAAGGCGTATATTTCGACCACAAGGGCGAGACGCCTGGTTTGGGTGCTAATATTAAGCAACGTTATTTCATGGATGATTTTAAGGGGGAAACAATTTTAGCGGGTACACGGTACGCTGGTATTAATGTGGCCAAAGGAAATAATGATCCATTGAACGAAACAAAAGATGATAATGAGGTTGATGCTTTGGCTGGGGCTACGATTACCGGAAACGGGGTTTCGGCCATGATCAAAGAAAGTGTAAACCTTTATAAAGATTATTTACAAACCATTAGCGCAAAATAA
- a CDS encoding putative damage-inducible protein DinB yields the protein MKKSIIALLFLASTFTFAQDNLTQNTIKGVLEGNQAQVVSLAEAFSEEQYNWRPMEGVNSVGEALMHVAGANYFLASKLGFAPPEDVDMMNLGKITGKSNIIEALKKSNEFVLDKITKVESDGLDEEVDFGFMKMNKLSGLLVIMEHNGEHKGQLIAYARSNGVTPPWSK from the coding sequence ATGAAAAAATCAATCATTGCATTACTGTTTTTGGCAAGTACATTCACCTTTGCCCAAGACAACCTTACCCAAAATACAATTAAAGGGGTATTAGAAGGCAATCAGGCCCAGGTCGTCTCATTGGCCGAAGCGTTCTCTGAAGAACAATACAATTGGAGACCTATGGAAGGCGTTAACTCCGTAGGGGAAGCATTGATGCACGTAGCAGGTGCCAACTATTTCTTGGCATCAAAACTTGGGTTCGCACCACCAGAAGATGTAGATATGATGAACTTGGGCAAAATAACCGGAAAAAGCAATATTATAGAAGCCTTAAAAAAATCAAACGAATTCGTTCTAGACAAAATTACAAAAGTCGAAAGTGATGGTTTAGATGAAGAAGTCGACTTCGGATTCATGAAAATGAACAAACTTAGCGGACTATTGGTCATCATGGAACATAATGGGGAGCATAAAGGTCAATTAATCGCCTATGCACGTTCGAATGGAGTTACCCCTCCTTGGAGCAAATAA
- a CDS encoding delta-1-pyrroline-5-carboxylate dehydrogenase — protein MGKGFFQVPTAINEPIKTYAPGTPEREEVLKAYRHYYENTVEVPLYIGSKEIKTGNTKPMSPPHDHKHVVGHYHLADKENVQEAIDNCLDSREAWANLTWEQRAAIFLKAAELIAGPYRAKINAATMMAQSKNIHQAEIDSACELIDFLRFNIEYMAQIYEEQPDSAEGIWNRVEYRPLEGFVYAITPFNFTAIAGNLPASAALMGNVVVWKPSDSQIFSAKVIVDIFKEAGLPDGVINVVYGDPVMITDTVLKSPDFSGIHFTGSTHVFKELWKQIGNNIHTYKTYPRIVGETGGKDFIIAHPTAKPQQVATAISRGAFEFQGQKCSAASRVYLPKSTSEEILNLVKKDVQSFNKPGSPEDMSNFITAVIHEGSFDKLAKYIDQAKEDENAEIIVGGEYDKSKGYFIEPTVILTTDPKYTTMETELFGPVVTVYAYEDKDWSKTLKLVDETSEYALTGAVISGDRYAIDEATKVLQNCAGNFYINDKPTGAVVGQQPFGGARASGTNDKAGSMQNLLRWVSPRLIKETFVTPEDYRYPFLG, from the coding sequence ATGGGCAAAGGATTTTTCCAAGTACCAACAGCTATAAATGAACCTATTAAGACATATGCTCCCGGAACACCTGAGCGCGAAGAAGTACTAAAGGCCTATCGCCATTACTACGAAAACACGGTTGAAGTACCTTTATATATAGGTAGCAAAGAAATAAAGACGGGCAATACCAAGCCAATGTCGCCTCCGCACGACCATAAACATGTCGTGGGCCACTATCATCTAGCCGACAAAGAGAACGTTCAAGAAGCCATTGATAATTGTCTGGATTCTAGAGAGGCCTGGGCCAATTTAACTTGGGAACAACGTGCCGCCATTTTCTTAAAGGCCGCCGAATTGATTGCCGGCCCTTACAGAGCTAAAATTAATGCAGCCACTATGATGGCTCAGTCCAAAAACATTCATCAAGCAGAAATAGACTCGGCCTGTGAATTGATTGACTTTCTACGTTTCAACATCGAATACATGGCTCAAATTTATGAGGAGCAGCCTGACTCGGCAGAAGGTATCTGGAACAGAGTCGAATATCGGCCTCTCGAAGGTTTTGTTTACGCCATCACTCCTTTCAACTTCACGGCAATTGCAGGAAACTTGCCTGCAAGCGCCGCTTTAATGGGCAATGTAGTAGTTTGGAAGCCCAGCGATAGTCAAATATTTTCTGCCAAGGTTATTGTTGACATATTTAAAGAGGCCGGTCTACCAGACGGGGTTATTAATGTTGTATACGGTGATCCGGTCATGATTACCGATACCGTTTTGAAAAGCCCTGATTTTTCAGGTATACATTTTACCGGTTCGACCCATGTATTCAAAGAGCTTTGGAAACAAATCGGAAACAATATTCACACTTATAAGACTTACCCAAGAATTGTTGGAGAGACTGGTGGAAAAGACTTTATTATTGCCCACCCAACGGCCAAACCGCAACAAGTAGCAACAGCTATATCGCGTGGGGCGTTTGAATTTCAGGGACAAAAATGTAGTGCCGCATCACGGGTTTATCTTCCAAAGTCTACTTCCGAAGAAATTTTAAACCTGGTAAAGAAAGATGTTCAGTCGTTCAACAAGCCCGGAAGCCCTGAAGATATGAGCAACTTTATTACTGCTGTTATTCATGAAGGCTCTTTTGACAAATTGGCAAAGTATATCGATCAAGCAAAAGAAGACGAAAATGCCGAGATAATTGTAGGTGGCGAATACGATAAATCGAAAGGTTATTTTATCGAGCCAACGGTTATCTTAACGACAGATCCCAAGTACACCACCATGGAAACCGAACTTTTCGGCCCCGTGGTTACCGTTTATGCTTACGAAGATAAAGACTGGTCTAAAACCCTTAAACTGGTTGACGAAACTTCGGAATACGCACTTACAGGCGCTGTAATTTCAGGCGACCGATATGCTATTGATGAAGCTACCAAAGTATTGCAAAATTGTGCGGGCAACTTCTATATAAATGATAAACCGACCGGAGCAGTAGTGGGGCAACAACCTTTCGGTGGAGCTAGAGCATCAGGTACAAACGACAAGGCAGGGTCTATGCAAAACTTGCTGCGATGGGTGTCTCCAAGATTAATTAAAGAAACTTTTGTTACTCCTGAAGATTATCGGTATCCTTTTTTAGGCTAA
- a CDS encoding Na+-transporting NADH:ubiquinone oxidoreductase subunit A, translated as MSKDIRIKKGLNINLVGAAEQTTSKAVLSNVYAINLNDFHGITPKMLVKQGAEVKAGEPLFYNKNREDMMFVSPVSGELVEINRGARRRILSLKILADKEQAVASHSPLKVDSATKDELKTFLLKSGAWPFIKQRPYDIIANPDETPKAIFISGYTTAPLAAESDYVLQGKEEELQAAINALGKLTPGKVHVSVGSASSSTLSVLSGIELHKVSGPHPAGLVGTQINRIDPINKGETVWTVSPQDLVIIGELLLTGKFNPERIVALTGSCVKAPKYYKTKIGAEISTFLYSSGVTDEKFRVVNGDVLTGSKSRPDGHLGFYNNTVSVIPEGDDYDLFGWNKPIFNKISATRALTFSWMQPNKKYDLNTNTNGEHRAFVVTGMYEKVFPMDIYPLQLLKACMVQDLDEMEQLGLYEVAPEDFALTEFVCVSKQPHQQIIREGLDLLYKEIG; from the coding sequence ATGTCTAAAGACATTCGGATTAAAAAGGGCTTGAACATTAATCTTGTTGGTGCTGCAGAGCAAACTACTTCCAAAGCTGTTTTAAGCAATGTTTATGCCATAAATCTTAACGATTTTCACGGAATAACCCCTAAGATGTTGGTTAAGCAGGGTGCCGAGGTAAAAGCCGGTGAACCTCTTTTCTACAACAAAAACAGAGAAGACATGATGTTTGTCTCTCCGGTAAGCGGTGAGCTTGTCGAAATTAACAGAGGGGCGAGAAGGCGAATACTTTCTCTTAAAATCTTAGCCGATAAAGAGCAGGCGGTTGCCTCTCATTCACCCTTAAAAGTCGATTCGGCTACTAAAGATGAGCTAAAAACCTTTCTTTTGAAAAGTGGGGCATGGCCTTTTATTAAACAACGGCCGTACGATATTATCGCTAACCCCGATGAGACGCCCAAAGCTATCTTTATATCAGGATATACGACCGCACCTTTGGCCGCTGAATCTGATTATGTTCTGCAAGGGAAAGAAGAGGAGCTTCAAGCGGCTATCAATGCCTTGGGTAAGTTGACCCCTGGTAAGGTGCATGTATCTGTAGGTAGTGCGTCTAGTTCAACCTTGTCAGTATTGAGCGGTATTGAGCTTCATAAAGTTTCCGGGCCACACCCAGCTGGTTTGGTCGGTACGCAAATAAATAGAATAGACCCTATCAACAAAGGAGAAACCGTTTGGACGGTCTCCCCGCAAGATTTGGTCATTATCGGTGAGCTTTTGCTTACAGGTAAATTCAACCCAGAGCGTATCGTAGCTTTGACGGGCTCTTGTGTTAAAGCTCCGAAGTACTATAAGACTAAAATTGGTGCTGAGATTTCTACTTTTTTATATAGTAGTGGGGTGACCGATGAAAAATTCAGGGTTGTCAACGGTGATGTTCTTACCGGTTCAAAAAGTAGACCTGATGGTCATTTGGGCTTTTACAATAATACGGTTAGTGTTATACCAGAAGGTGATGATTATGATCTTTTTGGTTGGAACAAGCCTATTTTCAACAAGATTTCGGCTACGAGGGCACTGACGTTCTCTTGGATGCAGCCTAATAAAAAATACGACCTGAATACAAATACCAATGGGGAGCATAGGGCCTTTGTGGTAACAGGCATGTATGAAAAGGTTTTCCCTATGGATATCTATCCTTTGCAATTGCTCAAGGCCTGTATGGTTCAAGATCTCGATGAGATGGAACAATTAGGTCTTTATGAAGTTGCTCCCGAAGATTTTGCATTGACCGAGTTTGTTTGTGTTTCCAAACAACCGCATCAGCAAATAATTAGAGAAGGCTTAGATTTATTGTATAAAGAAATAGGATAA
- a CDS encoding linoleoyl-CoA desaturase: MNTKTVRFSRKDPAHFFKTLNKRVNDYFKENQIKKTGNWRLHLKTIIMFALFLTPYFLILTLGLPTWANLLLTIVMGVGMAGVGMNVMHDGNHGSYSNKKWVNKLMGSSIYILAGNVYNWQVQHNVLHHTYTNIHEHDEDMEAGRILRFSKHAKWHKYHKFQHFYSVLLYGLLTFNWAITTDFMQMYRYTKRKLSYGKFPNPVVNWSTLVVTKLLYITIWIVLPMIFVDIAWWKVLLGFFIMHYVAGVILSVVFQLAHIVHDAQTPLPDESGTMKNTWAIHQLFTTVNFGTKNRIVNWFTGGLNHQVEHHIFPNISHVHYTKISKIVKETAMEFNLPYHEYRTTRKAIISHFKHLKELGQQPSLQM; the protein is encoded by the coding sequence ATGAATACAAAAACCGTACGCTTCTCGAGAAAAGATCCGGCACATTTTTTTAAAACCCTCAACAAGAGGGTGAACGATTATTTCAAAGAGAACCAAATAAAAAAAACGGGCAATTGGCGCTTGCACTTGAAAACCATAATCATGTTTGCCCTATTTCTCACTCCCTATTTTTTAATTTTAACACTTGGCTTACCGACTTGGGCCAATCTTCTACTTACTATAGTAATGGGCGTTGGCATGGCCGGTGTTGGCATGAATGTTATGCATGATGGTAATCATGGTTCATATTCCAATAAAAAATGGGTGAACAAGCTAATGGGTAGCAGTATCTACATATTAGCAGGTAATGTATACAACTGGCAAGTACAGCATAATGTATTGCACCATACCTATACCAATATTCATGAACATGATGAAGATATGGAAGCAGGCAGAATTCTACGCTTTTCAAAACATGCGAAATGGCACAAATACCATAAATTTCAGCATTTCTATTCCGTTTTGCTATATGGCCTATTGACCTTTAATTGGGCAATAACTACAGATTTTATGCAAATGTACCGCTATACCAAAAGAAAATTGTCTTACGGTAAATTTCCTAACCCTGTCGTTAACTGGAGTACTTTAGTCGTTACAAAATTGCTTTATATAACGATATGGATAGTACTTCCCATGATTTTCGTCGATATAGCCTGGTGGAAAGTACTTTTAGGCTTCTTTATTATGCACTATGTGGCCGGCGTGATCTTAAGCGTTGTATTTCAATTGGCCCATATTGTTCATGATGCCCAAACACCGTTACCGGATGAAAGCGGAACGATGAAAAATACCTGGGCCATTCATCAATTGTTCACCACTGTCAATTTTGGTACTAAAAACCGAATTGTCAACTGGTTTACTGGCGGACTCAACCATCAGGTCGAGCACCATATTTTCCCCAATATCAGTCATGTTCATTACACAAAAATTTCTAAAATTGTGAAAGAAACGGCAATGGAATTTAATTTGCCTTATCATGAATACAGAACTACCAGAAAAGCTATAATTTCGCACTTCAAACACCTGAAAGAATTAGGGCAACAGCCTTCTCTACAGATGTGA
- a CDS encoding Na+-transporting NADH:ubiquinone oxidoreductase subunit B — MSDKKLTLKKRLHIIKHHFRGKKMAPAFNAFHTFLFTPDETTHNGSHVRAADDLKRTMNTVIMALVPVLLFSMFNAGYQHYSAINGFPENFSVIEHFLTWDNFWVGIIKVLPLVVVSYGVGLLVEFIFAVIKGHEVEEGYLVTGMLVPLIVPIDTPLWMLAVAVVFGVVIGKEVFGGTGMNILNPALTIRAFLFFAYPTWMSGDKVWVYEAVERAGGPDAISGETILGYLAQNKAAEMSYSVSDMFWGFIPGSVGETPTFLILLGGLFLIFSKIASWRIMLSAVIGSLVMGLIFNGVVDQGWIGETSKFYGLMSFDFWQHLLVGGLAFGIVYMATDPVTGAQTDKGKWFYGFFIGFISVLIRVFNPAYPEGVFLAILLMNVFAPTIDHYVIQGNVKRRMKRLKNATILPKDSEGEEKELQVETA; from the coding sequence ATGAGTGATAAAAAACTAACTTTAAAGAAAAGGTTGCACATTATAAAGCACCATTTTCGAGGTAAGAAAATGGCACCTGCTTTTAATGCGTTTCATACCTTTTTGTTTACTCCAGACGAGACCACCCATAATGGTAGTCATGTAAGAGCTGCCGATGATTTGAAGCGAACTATGAATACGGTAATCATGGCCTTGGTGCCCGTGCTTCTTTTTTCAATGTTCAATGCGGGTTATCAACATTATTCAGCTATTAATGGTTTTCCAGAAAATTTTTCGGTAATAGAACATTTTCTTACTTGGGATAATTTTTGGGTCGGCATTATAAAGGTATTGCCTCTGGTAGTTGTTTCGTACGGGGTAGGTCTTCTTGTTGAATTTATTTTTGCCGTAATCAAAGGGCATGAAGTAGAAGAAGGGTATTTGGTTACCGGTATGTTGGTGCCATTGATTGTTCCTATTGATACTCCACTTTGGATGTTGGCCGTAGCCGTGGTTTTTGGTGTGGTCATCGGTAAAGAAGTTTTTGGGGGTACCGGAATGAACATCTTGAACCCAGCGTTGACAATTAGGGCATTCTTGTTCTTTGCTTACCCAACTTGGATGAGTGGTGATAAGGTTTGGGTTTATGAGGCGGTAGAGCGTGCAGGCGGGCCTGACGCAATTTCAGGGGAAACCATTTTAGGATATTTGGCACAAAATAAAGCGGCAGAAATGTCGTATTCGGTATCTGATATGTTTTGGGGCTTTATTCCTGGTTCCGTTGGTGAAACCCCGACTTTTCTAATTCTTCTTGGCGGACTATTCTTGATTTTTAGTAAGATAGCCAGTTGGAGAATTATGTTAAGTGCCGTTATCGGTTCATTGGTAATGGGCCTTATATTTAACGGAGTGGTCGACCAAGGTTGGATCGGTGAAACCAGTAAGTTCTACGGATTGATGAGCTTCGATTTTTGGCAGCATCTATTAGTAGGTGGTCTTGCTTTCGGTATCGTTTATATGGCTACGGATCCTGTTACGGGAGCGCAGACCGATAAGGGTAAATGGTTTTATGGTTTCTTTATCGGCTTCATCTCAGTATTGATCAGAGTGTTCAACCCAGCTTATCCAGAAGGGGTGTTCTTGGCAATCTTACTGATGAACGTATTTGCGCCTACCATTGATCACTATGTCATTCAAGGCAATGTGAAGCGTAGAATGAAAAGACTTAAAAATGCTACTATTTTACCCAAAGATTCTGAGGGTGAAGAAAAAGAACTTCAAGTAGAAACCGCATAA
- a CDS encoding ApaG protein → MITQVTKGIKISVNTSFEGTFFKNYKMHFAFGYTITIENQSKDSVQLTSRHWKIHDALNELEILDGDGVIGKKPVIKPGESHTYTSGCLLASPIGAMRGHYNMVNFSSTEKFRVYVPTFKFHAPFALN, encoded by the coding sequence ATGATTACACAGGTTACCAAGGGAATTAAAATTTCGGTAAATACTAGCTTCGAAGGCACCTTCTTTAAAAATTATAAGATGCATTTCGCCTTTGGCTATACCATTACCATCGAAAACCAAAGCAAAGACTCGGTGCAACTTACTTCAAGGCACTGGAAAATTCACGATGCACTTAACGAATTAGAAATTCTTGATGGTGATGGTGTAATCGGAAAAAAACCAGTAATCAAACCGGGTGAATCCCATACCTACACTTCCGGTTGTCTTTTAGCTTCCCCCATTGGGGCCATGCGAGGTCATTATAATATGGTAAATTTCAGTTCGACCGAGAAGTTCAGGGTCTACGTGCCGACATTTAAATTTCACGCACCTTTCGCGCTGAACTAA
- a CDS encoding Na+-transporting NADH:ubiquinone oxidoreductase subunit E, with translation MLEHIELFFKSIFIDNMVFAVFLGMCSYLAVSKKVATAVGLGAAVIFVLAVTVPLNWLLDQYLLRDGALVWLGPEYADYNLSFLSFILFIATIATMVQLVEIVVEKFSPSLYNSLGIFLPLIAVNCAILGGSLFMQSRDIQTLGLAFNYGVSSGIGWFLAILAIAAIREKIRYSNVPPPLRGLGITFIITGLMGIGFQSFGGMLTGGDDGAAAEEEQRMDYDKVSEIEKKDSEKEDIDEKEISYNDAINN, from the coding sequence ATGTTAGAGCATATAGAATTGTTTTTTAAATCCATCTTTATAGACAACATGGTATTTGCCGTGTTCTTGGGGATGTGTTCTTACCTAGCGGTTTCGAAGAAAGTAGCTACGGCTGTTGGTTTGGGTGCTGCTGTTATATTTGTATTGGCGGTGACAGTGCCGTTAAACTGGTTGCTTGATCAATACTTGCTTCGTGACGGGGCTTTAGTTTGGTTGGGTCCTGAATACGCCGACTATAACCTTAGCTTCCTTTCGTTTATATTATTTATCGCGACCATTGCGACTATGGTACAATTGGTTGAAATCGTAGTAGAGAAATTTTCACCGTCGCTTTATAATTCCTTAGGTATATTCTTGCCATTGATTGCGGTAAATTGTGCCATCTTAGGGGGGTCATTGTTTATGCAATCTAGAGATATTCAAACTTTAGGTTTGGCATTTAACTATGGGGTGAGCTCTGGTATCGGTTGGTTCTTGGCTATTTTAGCGATTGCAGCCATTCGTGAAAAAATCAGATATTCAAATGTACCGCCACCATTAAGAGGTCTTGGTATAACATTTATCATTACAGGTCTAATGGGTATCGGCTTTCAAAGTTTTGGAGGTATGCTTACCGGAGGCGATGACGGTGCGGCAGCTGAAGAAGAGCAACGTATGGATTATGATAAGGTGTCTGAAATCGAAAAGAAAGATTCTGAGAAAGAAGATATCGACGAAAAAGAAATTTCTTATAACGACGCAATAAACAATTAG
- a CDS encoding 16S rRNA m(7)G-527 methyltransferase, whose protein sequence is MTAEIVFKYFPNLSDTQRQQYLILEELYKDWNQKINVVSRKDIEELYLRHVLHSLGIAKIQTFKEGSSILDVGTGGGFPGIPLSILFPEVQFTLVDSIGKKIKVVEEVVDGLQLKNVRSLNARVEEIDGQFDFIVSRAVAAMPTFTHWVKGKIKKESVHDRKNGILYLKGGDLTEELKDYKTVQIFDLPDYFDEEFFQTKKVVYLPLKFKG, encoded by the coding sequence ATGACCGCTGAAATAGTTTTTAAATATTTTCCCAATTTATCTGATACCCAACGTCAGCAGTACCTGATTCTAGAAGAACTTTATAAAGATTGGAATCAAAAGATAAATGTGGTTTCTAGAAAAGATATCGAAGAATTGTATTTGCGTCATGTGTTGCATTCACTGGGTATTGCCAAAATTCAAACTTTTAAAGAGGGCAGTTCGATCCTAGATGTGGGTACCGGCGGTGGTTTCCCGGGTATACCTTTATCTATCTTATTTCCAGAAGTTCAGTTTACATTGGTCGACTCTATCGGAAAGAAAATCAAGGTGGTAGAGGAGGTGGTCGATGGTCTGCAATTGAAAAATGTACGTTCGTTAAATGCTCGAGTTGAAGAAATTGATGGGCAGTTCGATTTTATTGTAAGTAGGGCTGTGGCCGCGATGCCTACCTTCACGCATTGGGTCAAGGGTAAAATCAAAAAAGAATCCGTTCATGATCGCAAAAACGGCATACTTTATTTAAAAGGCGGTGATCTTACCGAAGAGCTCAAAGATTATAAGACCGTTCAGATTTTTGATTTGCCCGATTATTTTGATGAAGAATTCTTTCAAACTAAAAAAGTGGTTTACTTACCTCTTAAATTTAAAGGTTAA
- a CDS encoding Na+-transporting NADH:ubiquinone oxidoreductase subunit F: MLLATSTGGTILITVVAFLILLMILVALLLFTKEKLSPSGPVTITINGEKKIEVGSGSSLLSTLGNQKVFLPSACGGGGTCIQCECHVLSGGGEALPTETPHFSKRELNAGARLACQVKVKQDMEVTIPEEVFGIKKWPAKVVRNYNVASFIKEFVVEIPEDMGYKAGGYIQIEIPKCEIKYSDIDITAHPDEHETPDKFQAEWDKFNLWPLVMKNPETVERAYSMASYPAEGREIMLNVRIATPPWDRSKNGWMDVNPGVASSYIFNLKPGDDVVISGPYGEFFINESDSEMLYVGGGAGMAPMRSHLYHLFKTLKTNRKVTYWYGGRSKRELFYLEHFRELERNFPNFKFYLALSEPMEEDNWKVKEDIDSPGDGFVGFIHNCVIDNYLSLHESPEDIELYFCGPPLMNKAVQKMGEDFGIPDEHIRFDDFGG, translated from the coding sequence ATGCTATTAGCAACTAGTACTGGCGGAACTATACTTATTACGGTAGTCGCATTCTTAATACTTTTAATGATATTGGTAGCACTATTGTTGTTTACCAAAGAAAAATTATCACCATCTGGTCCGGTGACTATTACCATTAACGGAGAGAAGAAAATTGAAGTGGGATCGGGTAGTTCTTTACTTTCTACATTGGGTAACCAGAAAGTTTTTTTACCATCGGCTTGCGGTGGTGGTGGTACCTGTATTCAGTGTGAATGTCATGTATTGTCCGGTGGGGGCGAAGCGCTTCCAACCGAAACACCTCATTTCTCGAAAAGAGAATTGAATGCTGGTGCACGTTTGGCCTGCCAAGTTAAGGTGAAGCAAGACATGGAGGTTACCATACCCGAAGAGGTATTCGGTATCAAAAAATGGCCGGCAAAGGTAGTTCGTAACTATAACGTAGCTTCTTTTATTAAGGAATTTGTTGTTGAGATTCCTGAAGATATGGGGTATAAAGCCGGGGGGTATATTCAAATCGAAATTCCTAAATGTGAGATTAAGTATTCCGATATTGATATAACCGCTCACCCAGACGAACACGAAACTCCTGATAAATTTCAGGCGGAATGGGACAAGTTCAATCTTTGGCCATTGGTTATGAAAAATCCTGAGACTGTAGAGAGAGCCTATTCTATGGCTTCTTACCCAGCGGAAGGAAGAGAGATTATGTTGAATGTTCGTATTGCAACTCCGCCATGGGATCGCTCTAAGAACGGTTGGATGGATGTTAACCCAGGTGTGGCTTCATCTTACATATTCAATTTGAAACCAGGTGATGATGTTGTAATTTCAGGGCCTTACGGTGAATTCTTTATCAACGAATCTGATTCGGAGATGCTTTATGTTGGTGGTGGGGCAGGTATGGCACCAATGCGCTCGCATTTATATCACTTGTTCAAAACCTTAAAGACTAACAGAAAAGTAACGTATTGGTACGGTGGTCGTTCTAAAAGAGAGTTGTTCTATTTAGAGCACTTTAGAGAATTGGAAAGAAATTTCCCTAACTTCAAATTCTATTTAGCCCTTTCAGAACCTATGGAAGAAGATAATTGGAAGGTTAAGGAAGATATAGACTCTCCTGGAGATGGTTTCGTAGGCTTTATTCACAATTGTGTGATAGATAACTATTTGAGCCTTCACGAATCTCCTGAAGATATCGAACTCTACTTCTGTGGGCCTCCGTTGATGAACAAGGCGGTACAGAAAATGGGTGAAGATTTTGGTATTCCGGATGAGCACATTCGTTTTGATGACTTTGGAGGTTAA
- a CDS encoding Na+-transporting NADH:ubiquinone oxidoreductase subunit D produces MALLTKKDTNLITDPLADNNPITIQVLGICSALAITAELKASIVMAVAVIFVLGVGNVVISLMRNIIPSKIRIIVQLIVVATLVIVVDQVLKAFAYELSKTLSVFVGLIITNCIIMGRFEAFALGNGPWRSFLDGIGNALGYGVILVIVGFFRELLGSGTLLGYKVLGDPIAKTGLYATGYENNGFMIIPPAALIVVGIIIWVQRSRNTALIEDH; encoded by the coding sequence ATGGCACTATTGACGAAAAAAGATACGAACCTGATTACCGATCCGTTAGCGGACAATAACCCTATTACCATTCAGGTATTGGGTATCTGCTCGGCATTGGCGATTACTGCAGAACTAAAGGCTTCCATCGTGATGGCCGTGGCCGTGATTTTTGTATTGGGTGTGGGTAACGTAGTAATATCATTAATGCGAAACATCATTCCTTCTAAAATTAGAATTATTGTACAATTGATCGTGGTCGCTACTTTGGTTATTGTGGTGGATCAAGTACTTAAAGCTTTTGCATACGAACTTAGTAAAACGCTATCGGTATTTGTAGGTCTGATTATAACCAACTGTATTATCATGGGGCGTTTTGAAGCCTTCGCCTTGGGTAATGGCCCATGGCGCTCATTTTTAGATGGTATAGGTAACGCCTTAGGTTACGGCGTTATTTTGGTAATCGTTGGTTTCTTTAGAGAACTTTTGGGTTCCGGAACTTTGTTAGGTTACAAAGTATTGGGCGACCCGATTGCTAAAACGGGGCTTTACGCTACTGGTTATGAAAATAACGGGTTTATGATTATACCCCCCGCGGCTTTGATTGTGGTAGGTATCATCATTTGGGTTCAGCGTTCGCGTAATACAGCGTTGATCGAGGATCATTAA